TGCACGAAGGAATCGGCCAATGAGAGCTTAGAGATGTCGCCGCGGTACGACTTCAGCTTCTTCACCTTCAGGAGAGGAAACCcacgaagaagaagatgaagacacCAACACATTGAcattcacatgtgtgtgtgtgtgtgtgtgtgtgtgtgtgtgtttgtgttacctCCTCCGCCTCCGGCAGCAGCTTCAGCAGATCCCTCAGAGGCTCCGCCCCATACGGCTCACTGTTGCCACGGTGAATATCGTCTACTATCTTCTGATTGGACCTTCAGGATCACACATCTCACTTTTAATTGTCACAATGTAAAGTGATCCTATCTGTGTTTTGGACTGGCAGGAACGCGTCTCCAAACAGAGCCACCGGGTTTCCTGTGAACGCCGTTTGCGGGTAGCGGCGGCGCCGGAGGTCACATGTGACCCCTGGAGAAAGCGGTGTTTGTGGTTGTGAAAGACGTCCTTCACGCCCAGGCGTCCTCCAGGGAGGGCCACTCAGGAAGCGCCGCGTGCGGATGAACTTCTACGTATGCGCGACACGCCGCCATCGCCTGTTTACCCACAACACCCTGCGGTGAGGGCGAGGACGCGACGTACTCCAGCACGCCCTGCACAGGTCTGTACGTCATGCATTTCTATGATCGCTGGTTAAGGGAAGGAGCTTCtgctggaaggggggggggaatttgggAATTGGGGTCGGgggtcaaatgtaaaaaaaataaatttaccTCTTGAACTGTTTGAGGAAAATCCCGATGTTCATCCCTCGTCTGGAGTCCAGTATGCAGacctggggggggagagatggggggggcagGTCTGAGTTTGAgctcacacacctacacacagcacacacacacacacacacacacacacacctcttcttTGGCCTCCCTGAAGGAGCCCCCGGTAGTCCCTCCCCTTGTGGGCGTGGCCTTTGACTGACGCTCCTTCTGACCAAACAGCTCCTCGATGGTCTGGACGTCgatgtggtgctgctgctgcccccggCGCTGAGTCCACAGGTTGGCCCGCCCCTTCacctgcgacacacacacacacacacacacaatatgtcaATCCCACGCTACAATAACGGCATCAGGGCGGGACTCCATGACGAGCTGTGACCTCACCTGATCCTCCGGTATCGTTTTCCAAAAGAAACTCCgcaccctcttcttcttcttcaggccTCCTGCAGGCTCTGCCAGCAGGGTtggaaggggaggaggtggaggtgggggcggaggaggaggtggaggaggaggtggggggggacacggtGTCCTCCGGTCGCCTTCAGAGTCAGAAAATCCGGACGGAGGAGCGGCGGCAGGCGCCGTCTCGGCAAAGGCCACGCCCCCTTGCACCCGGAGAGAGAGCGCCTCGCCCTCATTGGCCGGGGAGGTGCTGCCCGTCACGTGCATCCTCGCTGCCGATTGGAGGCGTTCCGGCAGGCGACGTGGTCACCTCGGCGATGGGTGACCATGGCGACGGTGGGTCATCGCTTCAGGGGCATCGGAGGGTCGTGAAGGGTCAAAGGTTAGAAGACGAGAGCGCTGCAGAGGAATTAAGAGAAAACTGATGTGAGAAAACCAGCAGGAAGTGGATCACCACCGTTACAGGCCTTATATTGATCGAATCAGTAAGGGCAGCCGGCAACGGTGTGtacatcaaaaacacacacacacacacacacagtggagaaACAATACACTGACAAATATTTACAGTACAAATGGATTGCTCTGaagcacacacacgtcacagaACAAACACCGTGACCTCAGGACTGAAGATGACTCACGGCGGCTTATTGTCACGAGCTTCAGTCAGAGCGAACGTATTGATATCGTTATGCTGTCAGCAGTGTGATTAGCGCCCCGgtggatgatgaggaggagcaaGTTGCTCCTTGTGAGTcacacataccccccccccccccaccacacacttCTCACCCCCCTGTCTGAAGGATCAGCTCCCACACTTCCCTCCAGCAGCGACACATCCTCACGCCTGAGCCTGAGGGTTACAGCAGAGCGAGAGCTTCCACGCAGAAAGAAGCTCAGGAGAGAAAAAGCCTCCAGAAGAAGAGAGAACCAGAAGTTACTGTTTCAAAAGGAGGTTTTTCAAGAGGAGACGATCCAGAGCTTCTGTATTAGGAACCGGTTCACTACCCGATCAGTACATCCTACCCGATCAATGCATCCTACCCGATCAGTACCACTCCTCTCTGGAGTTACCATGGCAATGGAAAGGGACAGACGAAGGTCTCTTTAGGGTCCCCGAGGTCGGAGCGTCTTATTGATCACCGCTGCAGAAGGTCGGGGGGGCAGAAGCAGAACCAGAAGGCGACTCGATGggagagaggtcagaggtcagcagaGTTCACGTTTAGCAACATGTCTCTGGAGTCTGGTGGAGACGACGTTGTCCCCGAGACAGAGGCCGTCCCGCCCTGCTGAGGTGCCTTTAGGCAGCGCACGCACAGCTCGTCATGTGACCGACCTGCAGGTGACGTTGTGGGGTCGTGTGAATTTCCCGGAGACGCCTTGAGGCCTGCAGACCTTCTCGATGCTGGTGTGAAAGCTCACACTCAGTGGATCGGCTATTTATAGACCATTGTACGACATGTCATCATTCCAATTAAGACGTGTGACATGTAACTTCAAACACTGTCTCCTGTTGGATTGGTTGTTTCTGCCCAAAACCCTTAAAAAGCTTATTCTATCTACTGAGCATCTTAAAACACCtgcataataatacaaaaataatacaaaattcACCACCAAAGTCACCGGATCTAATCAAGTGTAAATGTTCACAACCGTCACTTTTCATTGAACCCAAAGCTGCAACAAAGGGAAAAGAGCACGTAATAATAGGAAGGATTCCAAATACAGATGATATAAGTATAAGAGGCTACAAAAGACCCGCTAcgaataatataaataatattacaGAGATGTAGGATGAATAATTAAGCTCCATAAAGTCTCAAAATCGCCTCGCAGACCAATTGAAAATTAAATACGTGGATATTTTGGAGGGTAAAcaccaaaaatataataaacttATAAGATGAGTGACACCGCAGGATCCATGTGGTCCAGCACACATTACTCCATCACAACAAACCATGTACCGAACTTTAAGTGTCACATAGAGACACGAACCACTCCACCGATTTAAAACCACCGCAGGAATCAGAGCGGCTCCCCGCCGGGATGCAGCCGGATCCCAAGGGACCAAACACGGACACAAACTACCGACTTCCGCCGGGAGATCACCCCCGAAACTCACCGCACCGAGCGGACTCCGCTGCGCCGAACTCCCGCTACACGGAACCTCCGCGTCCACAGCAGAACGACAGCGACGGACTGTGTGCGATGCCGatagggcgggggggggggaacaggagggagggggggtctgcgCATGCGCGACAGGTGGACGGAaaagcgctcacacacacatcgagTCTTTACTGTTAAAGTAACTAGAgacagtgagtgagtgtgtggcCCTGATAAAGAGTACCACGCCCCACCTTTGGCAAaataaccacccccccccccccccacacacacacacacacacacacacacagacacacacacacagacccgcGCGCGCGCCACCTATTGCTTTTATGAGTCAGCAGTTTTCTAAGCTAAGAGCCTTTAGCCAAATGCTAATGTGTCTTTGCCAAGTTGCTAATGTTTAACCTGTCCGCGTGTTCAGGTACTTTAATGTTGTAAAAGTGCAAACACAACACTGCAGGGCAAAGTTAAAAGAACACCAGTATTATTAATTCAACGTCTAAATGTAACCCATAGCTCTTAGTTTAGCCTATTAGCATAATAACGAGCTATGGACGCAAAGTGCAGCTGATACTAGTTTAGCAGGTATTCCGTTATGAAGCCAGATAttgttcaaattaaaatatcAAAAGTCGTCTTAACGGTAAAATACGAATATTTTAGGAGTTATTTTAATCTAAAACAAAATGTCGGATCAACGGCCGCTGGCTAGCACGGTTAAAACTCCCAAATGaggacaaaaaaactaaaaatagatATTACCTCGAGTTGAAAAAGATATGTGAATTATTTAAGTAAATGTATAGTGTAGAAATACTTAAAGGTATTATCTGAGATGAACTTCAAAAGTAAAGGTACTTTTTATCAATGGAGCACATCTGAATAACATTATTAATGGTTTAAAATAGGTGATTCATTGATGTGTTCATCACTTAGGACAAGTTcattttgacctctgacctctgatggggttcctctCGTGTCCAGTAATAAGACACCTTTCACAACATTTGGGTCCAAAGATGAACCGGAGAAGGAATAAAAGGTTTTGCCTTGAAAATTGTATCCCTGCCTGTTTGTTAAAGGATGATTAGACAAAATAAATTGAGATTTGCTTTATATCATTTTATTTAGCAGTTACACACAAAACATTCgcataaatattaaaatactgaGTACATTTTGGTCCTTTGTTGTCGCTTttacttaaaaataaagaaatgcccTTTGGCTTCTATTGTCTTTTGGTCTGTTAGAAGATGAAGGACTGAGATGTTCAGGAGACCTTATTGCACAAACATCACTTGCATAGTTGTTGCTCACATCGGAGCTTCGTCGACACCAAACACAAAAGTCATACATTTTAACACGAGGAGACGTCTCAGGAAGGTGAATAAGAGATTAATAACGTTTTATTCTGTCCACGCAGTGACGGGCTCCATCAGAAGGGAGTGAGGACACGCAGGACGCAGGTTCAGGACAAAGTGACTGAACCATCACGTCACCGATAAAAGGAAGACACAAAGTGGCCGTTTATGTGATTCATTGTCGTCCCAAGAAGTCTTCAAACTTCAGACGGCATCGCAAGTCGTGGTTAAAACTTAAAAAGGGTTCATGTAGATTGGGGACATTGAGGAGGAGATGTGtaaaggagctgaggaggagtaGATGTGTGAAGGAGCTGAGGGGAAGTAGATGTGTGAAGGAGCTGAGGAGTAGATGTgtgaaggagctgaggaggagatgatgtgtgaaggagctgaggaggagatgatgtgtgaaggagctgaggaggagaagatgtgtgaaggagctgaggaggagaagatgtgtgaaggagctgaggaggagtagatgtgtgaaggagctgaggagaagatgtgtgaaggagctgaggagtagatgtgtgaaggagctgaggaggagaagatgtgtGATGGAGCTGAGGAGTAGATGTgtgaaggagctgaggaggagatgatgtgtgaaggagctgaggaggagaagatgtgtGAAGGAGCTGAGGAGTAGATGTGTGAAGGAGCAGATGTGTGAAGAAGATAAGGAAGTGGTGTgtgaaggagctgaggaggaggtgtgtgaaGGAGCTGAGGAGTAGACGTGTGAAGGAGCTGATGTgtgaaggagctgaggaggaggtgtgtgagtCTCAGAGTTGCAGAGGCTGAGGAGTTCAAAGAGAGGCTTAGTGGCTTAATGAAGGATTATGGATTTACTCCCAAACactgagactgtgtgtgtgtctgtgtgtgtgtgtgtctgtgtgtgtgtctgtgtgtgtgtgtctgtgtgtgtgtgtgtctgtgtgtgtgtctgtgtgtgtgtgtctgtgtgactgtgtgtgtgtgtgtgtctgtgtgactgtgtgtgtgtctgtgtgtgtgtgtctgtgtgtgtgtgtgtgtgtctgtgtgactgtgtgtgtgtctgtgtgtgtgtctgtgtgtgtgtgttaattagaCATCATTGCTGTCTTAAAATCATatcaaaaaggtcaaaataagACCCAGAATGTGTGGAAATTCCTTCCCTTCCAGATCAACATCCTGAatgatcaacccccccccccggtagatAAACCCACATCTCGTAGATAAACATCAGCTCTCCTCCAgccaggaggtggggggggagtcggGGTCTCCCAGGGGCACCCTGCTCTGCTCCAGGAAGGCGTGGCAGGAGGCGGTGTGAGCCGCCACGGCGGCGTGCAGCAGCcacagctgctggtggaggacttTGACCTGCGGAGGATGTGAAGGAGACCTCAGGTTACGACGTGGGGGGGAttcacggagggggggggattcacaAAAGAAGAGATGagtccctcccccctcaccttgttctcctgcagcagccGGACTTTGACGGACAGGTCGTCTCGGACCCTCTGGTACCGCTCCCTCTGGCTCTGGAAGTCCTTCTGGGCCCGCTCCAGGCGGGGCAGGGTGAGGGCGTCCCGCGGCCCGAGGTTCAGCTCCTCCAGGTCCACCCGGTAGGCGTCGTACTCCACCCTGCGGACCACAGCCGCCTGGTTAGCGTCCTCCTCCGGGCTCCACCCAGGGGGCGGGGTCTCTCTGCGACGTCACCCACCTGGCGGCCTCGTAGCGCTTGGCGTTGATCATGGTGTCCCCGATGGTCTTGTTGATCAGAGTGTTCATGTCGGACGTGAAGGCGTTGAGGGACGCCGTCAGAGTCTCGCCGTTCTTCGACAGGAACCTCTGAGCGTTCGCGTTCACGCCGAACTCCACCTGGCAGGAAGACGGCGCCCGGATGCTAAGATGCTACAAGCTAACCGAGAAGATCGCAGCTACAGCAGGCCACTTGATTCACATGAAAGGTACGACTTTGTGTCACAGCGTGGAAACTCAGGGAATAAactcaaagaaaaaaatcatcgAAAATACAGGAAAGATAGCAGTGATTGGACCGTCGCTGAAAGGGGGCGGGGTCAATCAAACATTCGGCACAAGCCCCCAGTGTCGGCGGTTGTCGTCTCCTCGGCGGTGGACTCACGTGCAGCGGCGGCGTCTTGAGGCTGAGCTCGGCGAAGGCGTCCCCCAGGGACTTCTGGGTGACGGAGAACTGAGCGAGCTGATTGGCCAGCGTCTGGGCCAGCTTGGTGGCGCCGTCGTAGCGCTGTCGGTCGTCCTTGAGCAGCTCGAGGCGGggctccaggtccaggtccaccGTGCGGGACCCCCGGCCCAGCCTCTCCGACACGGCCTGGCGGGTGCACTGCGGGGGCGGAGGGCGGCGTTATTGATCGAAAACCGAAAATCCATCACGTGACAGGCCAGACCCCTCCCACCTTGTAGGTGGTGATGCTCCACTGGCGGACTCTCTCCAGGTTCTCGCTGGCCGGGTTCCTGCTGTTCGCTCGGATCACCACCGGCCCTCGTTTCTGTGGCGTCGCTGGAGCGTCTGGTGAATGGATGGTTTCCATGACGACATGAATTCATAGAAAATCCCgtcttaatacattttaaacaggcCTATTTGttacaatatatatttagcGTCATAGTAAATAACATGGTGAGCTCAGTTGTTTACCCTGGCTCTGACTCGTTTCCACGGCAACCGCCGTCACGGCCACAGCTGGACAGGAAGTGGCATCGCCGTCCGTCGTGTGCTCGTAGTTACtgtttgtgtccttgtgtcaGAAAAtcaagagagggaggagaaggaggtcagATCATTCTGTTGGTCCCAAGAGGTGAAAGCACAGTTCGGCGTTGTCACGGTTACGGGGCGTCCAATCAGCTCAGAGACACCCGTGCGGCTTGTGATTCAAGGCTTTCAAATCTCCAAAAACACGCGAGGTCACGGAAGACGAGAGAAAAAACCTCAGTTTAGACAAAATGTTCCTGGAACAGGATCATCGCCAGTAAACCGACAgtacagaggtcagaggtgaggAAATCAAAGCGCCGTGACGACACATCGGCCGGATCGCCGTGGGAACCGGAGCTTATCGGGAGGCCAATCAGGACACGGATCAAAAGGCTCCCTGCCGTGATTGGCAGCCGGCggaggagggcagaggtcaCTGGAACAGTCAAGAGCCAGGAAATGGTCACCTGACGCAGATGAGAAGTAacgacacacacgcgcacgcgcacacacacacacacacagacacacacgattAACTGTCATTACGATTAACTGagattacaaaaacaaatgccAACACTGGAAGTCCTCCTCCacgttttcattttttccccagAAAATGATTCCAGTGAATGTGGGTGTtttaagaaacaaacacacacacacacacacacacacagacagacacacacacacacacacacaccggtggaGGTCTCAGCGGGGCGGTGAAAGTGCCTTGAAGAGACAGAAAGGCGTGTAAGGACAAGgactgctttaaaaaaacagattttgtaTTAACCAGCTTATATTTTAACCAACTTCACATGCAAATCTGAATTTTCGGCTGATGGACGACAATCCAAAATCAACCTCTGGTTCTGACAGGTGAAGTCAGagcttctgtgtagtgaccagcagggggcgactcctctgctcccatagacgtctatgaggaaatgactctacttctgtgtagtgaagcagggggcgactcctctgctcccatagacgtctatgaggaaatgactctacttctgtgtagtgaccagcagggggcgactcctctgctctcatagacgtctatgaggaaatgactctacttctgtgtagtgaccagcagggggcgactcctctgctcccatagacgtctatgaggaaatgactctacttctgtgtagtgaccagcagggggcgactcctctgctcccatagacgtctatgaggaaatgactcttcttctgtgtagtgaagcagggggcgactcctctgctcccatagacgtctatgaggaaatgactcttcttctgtgtagtgaagcaggggatgctttaatgtgtttttcttttagaacTTCAACCTTTCCAGCGTGCTTTTGCTTCATTCAGTTTCACTGTGATGATTCGATTTTTTGGCTTCTGGTTCTGATAAAACAAAAGGTTCCCTCCGGCGCCAACGAGAACTAAACAGGCCCGTGATGTGTGTTGGACTAAAATAAATCTTCTCTTCATCGACCCCGCCCGCTACGCCCGTCGCTCCATCAGCTTCAGCCGCAACAATGGCCGTCACCCCGGCCTCCTCGCCGCCACCCTTCATCGCGCCGCCCTGCTTTTGTTGCCTCGGCAACCGCCTGATAACATTGTGGAAGCTGTTCCCTGTTCTTTCATCCGGCTGCTTGCGTAACGTGTGAATGACAAATCAGTATAAAAGAAACACATCCAACACACGTCTGATAACACGAGTTATGAGtttgtaatattattatatacaacGGCCTTGTGAGTACACATTAAATAACACACCTGTTACTCATTTCACAGGTTACTGTGGTACTCTGGTACTACAACCAAGGCGTACTCAAAGTACCACCAGTGAAAGGTCCCTCTGGTGGGATTTATGGGTCGTTATATTTCACGTTCTATTACTATTAGTATTATTAAGTGGAGATAGTTATTAAACCTCCCCTGTGGAGGGAAGTGAGGTTTACAATATAGGGGGCGGGGCCCTGTAAAGTGACACTGGATGAATCTGAGGGGTCCTCATCCATCTTGaacagatggaaaaaaatgcaGCATCATAAATTATAAAAGTTATGAGAATGAAGTGAATAATAAGAAATTGTAATTAGTAAACACTCTATGGATTCATATATTTACATGTATAGACATCAGTAAATGTATTGATTAAATATGGACTCATCCATACATTTGATGTCTTGTTGATTATTAAAatcatattatatttatttatacaccATCTCACCTGCGGAGGAGTATCCTCCTCCATGACGCCTCCTCtcggctccgcctcctccatcaTGTGACTCCTCCCACTTCCTCCGGCAGACAGAAACGGAAACAAACGTGTACATGTAAACATGTAatgtacttttaaaataaagaggTTTAGTTTTCTGTCCTTTAGATTCAAACAATGTTCTTTCTCACTTCTTTGAGAGCATTGCGTCACCCATTTGTTTATCATATTACAAGTGTTACCTTTATTATGTACTTATTTATGCATGTATTTCTATGAGTGGCGTGTTGAGCCAGAGGGACCCCTGGTGGTGAGGAAGCAGAACATCAGCCCTCACATTAAACCTTAATCAACGTATTGTCGTCGGTCTCCATCTGGAGGCCAAAGCCTGTTAATGCGTTTCAGTTTTCCCACTGTTTATATCTGTGGAATGCAGAGGGATGATTTGATACTATATTAAAGTCTGATTTATAttattgtgatttatttatctatatGCCTTGTGTCTGATATAATTGCCGTACAATTATCACAAGCTCATGTTTAcaactttgtcactttctttcCCAGTCAGACGTAATAAACAGTAACCTCTTAAGTTTATTCATGGATGAAAGACAAAGTAAAGCTTGAGTTTTGTTTCGTTAAAGTCAattataaacacaacaaaactatTTTACATCTGTTTAATAAAGACCAGCAGTTTATCGTCATGACGTTAAAATGTGCTCATTTCTGCTGTACTTCTGCTgacttaaaaaaaggaagatcaCTAACTACCTGTAACTTCTGCTCAAAGTGAGCAGCTTCCACTAATGtgaagataaaagtgcctcaaTTAACCTCCAAGCTGCCTTGGATGTTCTTTAAAGGACGCTTTAAAGAACATTCATTACTGCACATATGAGAGGGATTATTATGGTCTGGATGGTGCAACAATAGACTTAGACAGACATAACTTATGGCCACGTCTGGTAATGAAGTAACGTGAGCCACATGGAGTAAACAACGTGTTTAAACTAGTGTTTAGGGATGAATTGTTAGCCACTTTCAGGTCGTTAATGAACGTTGTTTAATCACCTTTAATGAGGTGGAAGCGGatgaaaacaaactttttttttttaccttcacgGCGTTAAAAACCCACTCGTTTCTCCCTCAAAGCGTCGAGTTTCCTTCTCGGTCAACTCGCcatgtttaaaaatgacaaaagtgaAGAGACTCGTTTAAAAAGTGAACAGTTTGAAGCAAAGAAGACCCCAGAAAACCCGGAAGTGATTTAAAGCCGCTCCTTCCTCGGGCGGGAAGGGGCGCTCGGTTTACAACCGCGGTGCGGACCGGGTGGGCGGTGATATGCGCGAATCACTCCGTAAGTAAACAGACTGTTAGTGTTTAGAGTAATatggaaaattacattttaaaacaagtaTCGTTCATGTTGTCATGTGTGCTGGAAGACGTACTCAGATAGTAGAAAGTAACACTGTATTGCAAAAATGACtaattacaataataaaatcCATCAATAATCAAAACAAGATTTTGCGCAGGCgcaattcatgttttattatatacacacacacacacacacacacacacacacacacacactactgacgTCATAAATATCTTTAGGgtcaacacacacgcaggcagtCACGTAGTTTTCTGGATcaagttctgtgtgtgtgtgtgtgtgtgtgtctgtgtgtgtttgccttgtTGTTATGGTCACATGTAGGAATTTGTTTCTTCATTTAGAAACGCCTCTTCACTCAGATTCCATCTGGACCTCTGAGATGAAATCAGCTGATTTAAAACAGGTCACAGCACTGGTGGAGGATTTGGGATCTTCTTCAAAAACACTCTTGTGAATTGGAgaaattaagcttttttttcaaattaaaatctcCTCCTTAGAGCTCTGAGTCTGAACACCTGAAGTCCCTGAAggccaaatataaaatattctaACTGTagattttaacaaaataaaactcacaTTTGAGAAACTATATAAAAATACCTCTGGTATCACGTTACTTTTACATATGTTATGatttaagtgatttaaaaaatgacataagGGTATGCGTGTGCGTCGTCTATGCCCATCTCCCGCTGGAGGAGAAGGTTCTGCTCAGGCTGTAGACGCCGGCGGAGCTCTGATGTTGCCCCCAGGCTCCCAGCGGGACCACGATGGCGGTGGCGTTGTCCTCCGAGCCGTACTGCAGCGCcttaaagaaacacacacacacacacattgtttgttcatttatgcTCAacctggacaggaagtgaccatatactgtatgtctctggtagagacctgtcaatcagcgggACGTCCCGCCCTCAATCATGTTTTATGGTACGTTTGACTCTATTTTTAAGTTTTGTTCTCCATCTCCCAGACTAAATAACATTTTAGAGTCGttcctacaaaataaaagcaccaaAGATCAGAATCAGACTCTGCTTCCATTAGACATTAGCTCCTCCTACTGTCGACCTTAAAACAACCTGCTGAAATCCTCCCAGATGTCCGTATGAATACTTCAATGAGCTGTGTTCAGTACCCGCTGAGCGATGACATCGGCGGCCTCCGCAGCGTTGTGGCACTggttgatgacatcacagatctCCTGGTCGCTCAGCAGGAAGTTGATGCCGTCGGTGGTCAGCGCCAGGAAGGAGTCGCTGGCGTGCTGGACCTGCAGAGACCTCACGTGTCACCTCCACCGCTGATCGCATGGAAACATGTTGCGAGATGTTTTGGGCGGTTTTGGGGACTCACTGCGAGGCGCCGCGTGTCCGGCTCGGCGATGACGCCGCTGGCCTTCAGGTGGAAGTCTCCGATGCTGCGCGTCATGGCGAGGCGCCCGTTGACGTTGGCCTCGCCCACGCCGTTCCACGTCACGAAGCCTCCGGACCTCTGGATCCTGACAACACACAAAGTTCACTCACTCAGTATTGGGCTGAAGTATGAACTCAATGTACTTGATTTACTTCCTGATACTTACCTCTAACATTTTCAATATTCCCATAAATAGTAGTCAGTACTACTAGTACTGTTCACAGTACCACTAATATCACTAGTACTGGTCAGAGTACCAATAGTGCGTACCTGCGTCTCTCGTCCTTGTGGTCAGGGGTGTGGTCTCTGGTGAGCTTGTTGGCTCTTCCCTTCCTGCACAGCAGCGCCCGACTGTCGCCGGCGCTGCCGACAACCAGCTCCACGCCGCCGCGTAGCATAGCAACCGTTGCCGTGGTACCGGCTGTCAGAAAGGAGtctggagagggtggggggtgatGTTGTATCACAACAAGTAAATTGTTATAACATGTAATAACGTTGTTACAATACGTTGTTTAACTGCTTGGCATTAAGACGGGGTTGTTGCGTAATGGTATTCAGTTACATTGTTGTAGTACGTTACATTACGTTGTTGTTGCATTACGTTGTTGTTACATTACGTTGTTGCATTACGTTGTTGCATTACGTTGTTGTTACATTACGTTGGTGTTACATTACGTTGCTGTTGCATTACGTTGTTGTTACATTACGTTGTTGCATTACGTTGGTGTTACATTACGTTGGTGTTGCGTTACGTTGTTGTTACATCATGTTGCTGCATTACGTTGTTGTTACATTACGTTGGTGTTACATTACGTTGCTGCATTACGTTGTTGTTACATTACGTTGGTGTTACATTACGTTGTTGTTGCATTACGTTGTTGTTACATTACGTTGGTGTTACATTACGTTGGTGTTACATTACGTTGCTGTTGCATTACGTTGGTGTTACATTACGTTGCTGCATTACGTTGGTGTTACATTATGTTGTTGCATTACGTTGGTGTTACATTACGTTGGTGTTACATTACGTTGTTGTTGCATTACGTTGTTGTTACATTACGTTGGTGTAACATTACGTTGCTGCATTACGTTGGTGTTACATTACGTTGCTGCATTACGTTGGTGTTACATTACGTTGCTGCATTACGTTGTTGTTACATTACGTTGCTGTTGCATTACGTTGGTGTTACATTACGCTGTTGCATTACGTTGGTGTTACATTACGTTGCTGCA
This sequence is a window from Pungitius pungitius chromosome 1, fPunPun2.1, whole genome shotgun sequence. Protein-coding genes within it:
- the ppm1ka gene encoding protein phosphatase 1K, mitochondrial isoform X2 — its product is MSSPALLHLLRCARSSVTRRTFLTCTASRQGGGALPGVRRASGSTRFDSFGIWDNRIEEPVLRPPGPPHGEATPRVGLSRVGSASVLGLRRQNEDRLSVARIHDDLLYFAVFDGHGGPHAADYCSTFMEKFIRDALEEEDDLEKVLKKAFVDVDEALHTHLSYFNNDSFLTAGTTATVAMLRGGVELVVGSAGDSRALLCRKGRANKLTRDHTPDHKDERRRIQRSGGFVTWNGVGEANVNGRLAMTRSIGDFHLKASGVIAEPDTRRLAVQHASDSFLALTTDGINFLLSDQEICDVINQCHNAAEAADVIAQRALQYGSEDNATAIVVPLGAWGQHQSSAGVYSLSRTFSSSGRWA
- the LOC119223092 gene encoding arfaptin-1-like translates to MMEEAEPRGGVMEEDTPPQDTNSNYEHTTDGDATSCPAVAVTAVAVETSQSQDAPATPQKRGPVVIRANSRNPASENLERVRQWSITTYKCTRQAVSERLGRGSRTVDLDLEPRLELLKDDRQRYDGATKLAQTLANQLAQFSVTQKSLGDAFAELSLKTPPLHVEFGVNANAQRFLSKNGETLTASLNAFTSDMNTLINKTIGDTMINAKRYEAARVEYDAYRVDLEELNLGPRDALTLPRLERAQKDFQSQRERYQRVRDDLSVKVRLLQENKVKVLHQQLWLLHAAVAAHTASCHAFLEQSRVPLGDPDSPPTSWLEES
- the ppm1ka gene encoding protein phosphatase 1K, mitochondrial isoform X1 produces the protein MSSPALLHLLRCARSSVTRRTFLTCTASRQVDLPQGGGALPGVRRASGSTRFDSFGIWDNRIEEPVLRPPGPPHGEATPRVGLSRVGSASVLGLRRQNEDRLSVARIHDDLLYFAVFDGHGGPHAADYCSTFMEKFIRDALEEEDDLEKVLKKAFVDVDEALHTHLSYFNNDSFLTAGTTATVAMLRGGVELVVGSAGDSRALLCRKGRANKLTRDHTPDHKDERRRIQRSGGFVTWNGVGEANVNGRLAMTRSIGDFHLKASGVIAEPDTRRLAVQHASDSFLALTTDGINFLLSDQEICDVINQCHNAAEAADVIAQRALQYGSEDNATAIVVPLGAWGQHQSSAGVYSLSRTFSSSGRWA